The region CCTGTCCCAAGCCCGTGGTCGTCTGCTTTCTCGGTGGCGCGAGCGCGGTCAGGGCAGAAAAGGCATACTTCGCCGCCACCCTGGAGGAAGCGGCTGGGGCGGCGGTGGCGCTGGCTAAAGGGGAACAGCCCGCATCTCCGGCCTGCCGGCACGAAAAACTGGCGACGATGGCAGCGGTGGCGCGGGCCAAACTGGCTCCCGGACAAAAAACCGTACGCGGTCTTTTTTGCGGCGGCACTCTCTGCCAGGAAGCGGCCAGGACGGCGCCGGGCGAAGGGAATATCTTCATCGACCTTGGGGACGACGCCTACACCAGAGGTAAGCCTCACCCGATGCTTGAGCCGTCGCTGCGGCTGCCCCACCTCCTCGATGCCGCCCGTGACCCGGCCGTGGCCGTCATCCTCCTCGACATCGTCCTGGGCTATGGGGCTCATCCCGATCCCGCGGGCGTAACCGCCCCGGCCATCGCCGAGGCCCGCGAAATCGCCCGCGCCGCCGGACGCCACATCGAAATCATCGCCTATGTCTGCGGGACGGATGCCGACCCCCAGGGTAAGGCCGGCCAGGAGGGCAAACTGGCCGCGGCCGGGGCGACACTGGCGAAAAGCAACGTGCGCGCCGCTTGGCTGGCGGCCGCCGTCGTGACCAGGGAGGTGTGACAATGGCACCGATAAACGATTTATTCGGTAAGAAACTTTCCGTCATAAACATCGGGGCGCCGGTATTTAAAGACGACCTCGCCGCCCAGAACGTTTCGGTCGTCCAACTCGACTGGCGGCCGCCGGCCGGCGGTCGCCCGGAACTCATCGCCGCCCTTGACGTCCTGCGGGACCGCGCGGCGACCGACGAGGCCAATGCCGTTGCAGTGGCCGCCATTTTGGACGCGCGGCCGGTGCTGACTGACGTAGCCCTCACCGCCTTGGAAGCCATTCCCGGCATGACGCCCACCACCATTCTCCACGCCGGCCCGCCGGTGGCCTGGGAGGCGATGGCTGGGCCGATGCGCGGCGCGGTCATCGGCGCCCTCATCTACGAAGGGCTGGCTGCCGACGAACAAGAGGCAGGGCGCCTGGCCGCCTCAGGCAGGATAACCTTCGCCCCCTGTCACGAGTACGGCGCAGTCGGGCCGATGGCGGGCATAGTCTCCGCCTCGATGCCGGTGTGGGTGGTGGAGAACAAAACCGCTGGCAATCGCTCCTTCTGCACCCTCAACGAAGGCCTTGGCAAGGTGTTGCGCTACGGCGCCTTCAGCGCCGAAGTTATCGACCGGCTGCGCTGGATGCGCGATGAGCTCGCCCCCGCCCTCAAAGCAGCCCTTGCCCGTACCGGCGGCATCGACCTGAGGACGATGATCGCCCAGGCGCTCCACATGGGCGACGAATGCCACAACCGCAACAAAGCTGGCACCAGCCTCTTCATCCGCGCCATCGCTCCCGCCCTCGCCCAAACCGGCGCGGCGCCGGAAGTCATGGCCAGAGTGCTGGCGTTCATGCACTCCAACGACCATTTCTTCCTCAACCTTTCCATGCCGGCGGCCAAGGCGGCCCTGGACGCCGCCCACGGCATCGAAGGCGCCAGCGTCGTCACCACCATGTGCCGCAACGGCGTGGAGTTTGGCATAAGAGTGAGCGGCTGCCCCGGCAACGCCTGGTTCACCGGCCCCGCCCAGCAAGTGCAGGGGCTGCTCTTCCCCGGCTTCACCGCGGCCGACGCCAACCCCGATATCGGCGACAGCGCCATAACAGAGACCTACGGCATCGGCGGCTTCGCCATGGGCGGGGCGCCGGCCATCGTCCAGTTCGTGGGCGGCACCGTCGGCGACGCGCTTGAATACACGACTAAAATGTACGAAATAACCCTGGCCGAAAACCCCAGCTACACCATCCCCAACCTCAACTTCCGCGGCACGCCCACCGCCATCGACCTGCGACGGGTGGCCGCCACCGGGCTGCTGCCGGTCATCAACACCGGCATGGCCCACCGCGAGCCGGGCATCGGCCAGGTGGGGGCAGGAATCGTCCGGCCGCCGCG is a window of Selenomonadales bacterium 4137-cl DNA encoding:
- a CDS encoding DUF1116 domain-containing protein codes for the protein MAPINDLFGKKLSVINIGAPVFKDDLAAQNVSVVQLDWRPPAGGRPELIAALDVLRDRAATDEANAVAVAAILDARPVLTDVALTALEAIPGMTPTTILHAGPPVAWEAMAGPMRGAVIGALIYEGLAADEQEAGRLAASGRITFAPCHEYGAVGPMAGIVSASMPVWVVENKTAGNRSFCTLNEGLGKVLRYGAFSAEVIDRLRWMRDELAPALKAALARTGGIDLRTMIAQALHMGDECHNRNKAGTSLFIRAIAPALAQTGAAPEVMARVLAFMHSNDHFFLNLSMPAAKAALDAAHGIEGASVVTTMCRNGVEFGIRVSGCPGNAWFTGPAQQVQGLLFPGFTAADANPDIGDSAITETYGIGGFAMGGAPAIVQFVGGTVGDALEYTTKMYEITLAENPSYTIPNLNFRGTPTAIDLRRVAATGLLPVINTGMAHREPGIGQVGAGIVRPPRECFDKALLALAKRVDM